Genomic DNA from Chrysiogenia bacterium:
AATGCGGTCGAGGTAGTGCTGGTTCTTGGTCGCGTCAGCGAGTCCATCGCGCATGTTCAGGATTTCGGTGCCGCCGTTGATATCGGCAATGGTCTGGAACCAGCGGTTGAGCGGGTTCTCGGGCTCTTCGACGTAATTCACATTGGCGAGGAAACCCGCCCCCGGGGTCACCACGGGCTCGACGCCGGTCACCCGAACCACGCGGTACTGGGCGCGCTGGCCGCTCTGGCCCGAGACGCCCAGTGCCGCCGATCCGGCGCCGGCCGCCGTCTTGATCAGCAGCATGCTGTTGACCCAGGTCTGATCCTGGGGATTGTCGTATCCGAAATGCCCCGGCGAGAACGGACTCGGCTTGGCCGGGTTGAAGTAACCGGTGAAGAATGGATAGGGGTTGGGGTTCGTGTTGGGGTTCGTGCTGACCGACGCATCCTGGGTGTCGTCGCGAAGCTGGAAATCCAGCTGGATCAGCCCGCCCAGGTCATCGGATTCAACGCGGGCCACGCGGCCCTGCACGCCGTAGACCACTGTGATCTCATCGGGCCCGTCCGGGCCGCCATCGGAAGTCACCAACGGGAGCGGGCCGCTCTGACCGTAAATGGAGTCGTCGGAAATCTTGATCGGGATGATCGCATAGCCCGGCGAGCTGTGCGGAGGCTGCGGCGTAAAGAGCTGCCCGGCACCGGTCTGCTTGAGTTCGCCGCCCATGAAATCAAGCGCAATGCGCGAGGTCTGCTGCAGGTCGGCAATGAATTCCTGGTTGTGGAACGGGCCGTTGATCATCGTGCCCCAGAAACCCGAAGAGGCATAAAGGAAGATCGAGAACACCCCGAGGGCAACCATGAGTTCGATCATGGTGAAACCCGAACGCCGGCGGCGCGAGATCAGCTCTGTCTTCTTTTTCTCAAAAATGCTCATCGACGAAAAACCTTCCTATTGCAGCGGCCGGTCGGAGAAAATCAGGCTCAGGTCCTGGGAGGAAATGATGCTGTAGGGATTGCCGCCCGGGTCGACGTCCTCGACCAGAAACGCGCGTCCCACCAGGCGATAGGTGTTCGAGATCTCGGGGGATGCCGCCTTCCCGCGACGGGCGGGCGGGCAATAGGCGTCCAGGTCGTAGGCAACGACCACGCCCGTGCCATCGAGCACGCCGCCACCGGCAAAATCACTCACCAGTGTCGTGTAGCCCGTGCCCGTGTTGGGTGTATCCAGCGGCGTGCCGTTGATGATCGAGACATAGTCGGAGCCGCCCGCCGCAATGCAGCCGGGCCAGGCCGGGAAAACAATCCCTGCCTCGGTGCGCGGAATGCCCTGCAGGCGCTCGGTCCAGTCATTGATCAGTGCAACCATGATCGAATACGC
This window encodes:
- a CDS encoding prepilin-type N-terminal cleavage/methylation domain-containing protein — translated: MSIFEKKKTELISRRRRSGFTMIELMVALGVFSIFLYASSGFWGTMINGPFHNQEFIADLQQTSRIALDFMGGELKQTGAGQLFTPQPPHSSPGYAIIPIKISDDSIYGQSGPLPLVTSDGGPDGPDEITVVYGVQGRVARVESDDLGGLIQLDFQLRDDTQDASVSTNPNTNPNPYPFFTGYFNPAKPSPFSPGHFGYDNPQDQTWVNSMLLIKTAAGAGSAALGVSGQSGQRAQYRVVRVTGVEPVVTPGAGFLANVNYVEEPENPLNRWFQTIADINGGTEILNMRDGLADATKNQHYLDRITAGGGTLLGCAPRQSQSDPYSACYTAMLIQMRTFFIAPPGHPANPLGTEPALAMIPYTQAPKSGSLGDHAIVLVDGVEDMQIEYFFSRNGPGIGLATTDPQLNQGVHDPLVADGAVGYQGYWDPAMRVPRLANLTGVRMSIRAGKYVDGVLRTPYEPLANRTDYSSVEDPAHPKLARITRVFMSFRNVDTPYRPKDANPIVISGS
- a CDS encoding prepilin-type N-terminal cleavage/methylation domain-containing protein, translating into MRQGTNNRIRNSLKQRGTHARAGFTLMEVMVAMAVIAIGTLTVSLALVQSIKSNRVANAYSIMVALINDWTERLQGIPRTEAGIVFPAWPGCIAAGGSDYVSIINGTPLDTPNTGTGYTTLVSDFAGGGVLDGTGVVVAYDLDAYCPPARRGKAASPEISNTYRLVGRAFLVEDVDPGGNPYSIISSQDLSLIFSDRPLQ